The proteins below are encoded in one region of Sebastes fasciatus isolate fSebFas1 chromosome 16, fSebFas1.pri, whole genome shotgun sequence:
- the trpv1 gene encoding transient receptor potential cation channel subfamily V member 1, which translates to MDKSEMFGFSLEADDRTEEEKARQKGGVASTQGSGHESPKAPMDTDYQEEMEETGPKIRFNLNFDKGIRGEKVDKRDSKSFTIDRLFEAVASGDVSRLDNLHLYLHQNMKKLSDSLYQSYGKTALMKALLHLRDGKNETVELLIDISERMGDLKEFVNAAYTNSYYEGQTALFIAIERRSIFYVKLLVSKGAAVDAKACGTFFQPHDGPNFYFGELPLSLAACTNQPDLVDFLMQNEYHRADAKMTDSHGNTVLHALVVVADNSKDNTEFITSMYDRILKTTAQLHPKLKLEDIENHKGLTPFKMAAKTGKIGLFSHILKREFHDSSTKHLSRKFTEWVYGPVHSSLYDLASVDSYEDNSVMEILVYGSDTPNRHEMLQMEPLSRLLEEKWKRFAGRMFFLNFLVYLTYLIIFTIVAYNKKAGPPPFKLEHTKMDYLYVSGQLVTALANCYFFLIGILDMKRKRPKLQTLLIDGYYEILFFVQGVLFLVTAGLYLFGKHEYLNFLVLCLALSWVNVLYFSRGDRHMGIYSIMIQKMFLSDILRFLLVYVVFLFGFSAAVVTLLIEPPVKNITVINPPKGRLYVPIASDEECVKPSFRSISYTTLQLFKFTIGMGDMEFTQDHYSTEIFYVLLIAYIILTYILLLNMLIALMNRTVDRTTEESASIWKLQRAITILDMERRLLCCLRGRFRCGEEKNLGTALEKDCRRCFRVEEVNWNKWNINLGKINEDPGCWIRGQHSASSPPPNRPNRGRSWRSWRQQTHQSTEMSLLSPTHV; encoded by the exons ATGGACAAGTCAGAGATGTTTGGCTTCTCGCTGGAGGCGGACGAcaggacggaggaggagaaagcgAGGCAGAAGGGCGGTGTGGCTTCTACCCAGGGTTCGGGCCACGAGTCGCCCAAGGCCCCCATGGACACTGATTACCAGGAGGAAATGGAGGAGACCGGGCCTAAAATTAGATTCAATCTCAACTTTGACAA AGGGATTCGAGGTGAGAAGGTTGACAAGAGAGACAGCAAGTCGTTTACCATCGATAGGTTGTTTGAAGCGGTGGCCAGCGGGGACGTCAGCAGGCTGGACAATCTGCATCTGTACCTGCACCAGAACATGAAGAAACTCTCCGACTCTCTGT ATCAGTCCTACGGTAAAACCGCCTTGATGAAGGCTCTGCTGCACCTCAGGGACGGCAAGAACGAGACGGTGGAGCTGTTGATCGACATTTCAGAGAGGATGGGCGACCTTAAAGAGTTTGTGAACGCGGCCTACACCAACAGCTACTACGAAG GCCAGACAGCTCTCTTTATAGCCATTGAGAGGAGGAGTATTTTCTACGTGAAGCTGCTGGTCAGTAAAGGAGCAGCCGTCGATGCCAAAGCCTGCGGAACATTCTTCCAACCACACGATGGCCCCAACTTCTACTTTG GTGAGCTGCCTCTGTCTCTGGCAGCCTGCACCAACCAGCCCGACTTGGTGGACTTCCTCATGCAGAACGAGTACCATCGAGCGGACGCTAAGATGACGGACTCTCACGGCAACACGGTGCTGCACGCCCTGGTGGTGGTGGCCGACAACTCTAAGGATAACACGGAGTTCATTACCAGCATGTACGATCGCATCCTCAAGACCACCGCCCAACTGCACCCCAAGCTGAAGCTGGAAGACATCGAGAACCACAAGGGGCTGACGCCTTTCAAGATGGCTGCCAAGACCGGCAAGATTGGG CTTTTTTCACACATCCTGAAACGTGAATTCCACGACAGTAGCACCAAACATTTGTCCCGTAAATTCACTGAGTGGGTTTACGGGCCCGTCCACAGCTCCCTGTACGACCTGGCCTCGGTGGACTCGTACGAGGACAACTCAGTCATGGAGATACTGGTCTACGGCAGCGACACTCCT AACCGCCACGAGATGCTCCAGATGGAGCCTCTGAGCCGGCTGCTGGAGGAGAAGTGGAAGAGGTTTGCAGGTCGAATGTTTTTTCTCAACTTCCTGGTCTACCTCACGTACCTGATCATCTTCACCATCGTAGCCTACAATAAGAAAGCTGGACCG CCTCCATTTAAACTCGAACACACCAAAATGGATTACCTGTATGTTTCAGGCCAGCTAGTGACAGCGCTGGCAAACTGCTACTTCTTTCTCATAGGG ATCCTAGACATGAAGAGGAAACGGCCGAAGCTGCAGACGTTGCTGATTGATGGATATTATGAGATTCTTTT TTTTGTGCAGGGCGTCCTGTTCCTGGTCACAGCCGGGCTGTATCTGTTCGGGAAGCACGAGTACCTCAACTTCCTGGTGCTGTGTCTGGCTCTCAGCTGGGTGAACGTACTCTACTTCTCCAGGGGCGACAGACACATGGGCATCTACAGCATCATGATACAGAAG ATGTTCCTCAGTGATATCCTGCGCTTTCTCCTCGTCTACGTCGTCTTCCTCTTTGGATTTTCAGCAG CGGTGGTCACCCTGCTCATAGAGCCTCCTGTGAAGAACATCACTGTAATTAATCCTCCTAAGGGGCGGCTCTATGTTCCCATTGCCTCTGATGAGGAGTGTGTAAAACCCTCCTTCAGAAGCATCTCCTACACCACGCTGCAGCTCTTCAAGTTCACCATCGGCATGGGCGACATGGAGTTCACCCAGGACCACTATAGCACGGAGATCTTCTACGTGCTCCTCATCGCGTACATCATTCTCACCTACATCCTGCTGCTCAACATGCTCATCGCCCTCATGAACCGCACCGTGGACAGGACCACAGAGGAGAGCGCCAGCATCTGGAAGCTACAG AGGGCTATCACCATCCTGGATATGGAGAGAAGACTGCTTTGCTGTCTGAGGGGGAGGTTTCGCTGCGGGGAGGAGAAGAACCTCGGCACTGCTCTTGAAAAAGACTGCCGCCGGTGTTTCAG AGTGGAGGAAGTCAACTGGAACAAATGGAACATCAACCTGGGCAAAATCAATGAGGATCCTGGGTGCTGGATTCGCGGCCAACACTCTGCCTCGAGCCCCCCGCCGAACAGACCAAACAGAG GGAGGAGCTGGAGAAGCTGGCGGCAGCAGACACATCAGTCCACAGAGATGAGTCTTCTGAGCCCCACGCACGTCTAA
- the shpk gene encoding sedoheptulokinase, with translation MSTCYILGVDVGTTSIKVVLLGTGSRLVEESHTLPTTADISDHSGIKAKEQETSRIIDTLNRCINLLPGDKLQRVISIGVTGQMHGVLFWRAQTGCDWTKRDFFTTRDTSQLITWQDGRCSSNFLSSLPEPDSHLSSATGFGCATIFWYMKHRPQFLEDFTVAGTIQDYVVSMLCGLDGCVMTPQNAASWGFFNTSSNRWNTDILEGAGFPLHLLPECVPSGGLAGQTCSDWHGIPAGTPVGAALGDLQCSVYSCMSAQTDAVLNISTSAQLTYAMPADFKPPEFPQPASSVSYFPYFYNSYLAVAASLNGGNVMAAFVEMLTSWMRELGAEMSDSCLYEKLIDSALNQETSDLRVSPTILGERHNPLCLGQAANISTTNLSLGHVTRAVCRGVMDNITTMMPAERLQRAGVSRIVGSGSAIARNEVLRQEVEKAFPQPVVYGLNADSAVGVALVLCDLL, from the exons ATGTCTACCTGTTATATCCTCGGTGTAGACGTCGGAACCACGTCGATAAAGGTGGTTTTATTAGGAACTGGCTCCAGATTGGTGGAAGAGAGTCACACTTTACCTACTACGGCTGATATCTCCGACCACAGCGGCATAAAG gctaAAGAGCAGGAGACCAGCCGGATCATAGACACCCTGAACCGATGCATCAACCTGCTGCCTGGAGACAAACTGCAGAGAGTCATCAGCATCGGGGTGACCGGACAGATGCACGGGGTGTTATTCTGGAGAGCACAGACAG GTTGCGATTGGACCAAGAGGGATTTCTtcacaaccagagacaccagTCAGCTGATCACTTGGCAGGATGGACGCTGCAGCAGTAACTTCCTGTCCTCACTTCCAGAGCCAGACTCGCATCTCAGTTCAGCCACGGGGTTTGGCTGTGCAACAATCTTCTGGTACATGAAACACAG GCCTCAGTTCCTCGAAGACTTCACAGTTGCAGGTACCATCCAGGACTACGTGGTGTCCATGCTGTGTGGTTTGGACGGCTGTGTGATGACGCCCCAGAACGCGGCAAGCTGGGGCTTCTTCAACACCTCCTCCAACCGGTGGAATACAGACAT TCTGGAGGGTGCCGGCTTCCCTTTGCACCTGCTTCCTGAGTGTGTGCCGTCTGGTGGCTTGGCGGGACAGACGTGTTCTGACTGGCATGGCATCCCTGCTGGTACGCCAGTAGGGGCCGCCCTGGGAGACTTGCAGTGCTCTGTCTACTCCTGCATGAGTGCGCAAACAGACGCAG TTCTTAACATAAGCACCTCAGCCCAGCTGACCTACGCCATGCCAGCTGACTTCAAGCCTCCAGAGTTTCCTCAGCCTGCCTCCTCCGTCTCCTACTTCCCCTACTTTTACAACTCGTACTTGGCGGTGGCGGCCTCGCTCAACGGAGGGAATGTGATGGCGGCTTTTGTGGAGATGCTCACTTCCTGGATGAGAGAGCTTG GTGCGGAGATGAGTGACTCGTGCTTATACGAGAAGCTGATAGATTCTGCCCTGAACCAGGAGACGAGCGACCTGAGGGTGAGCCCTACCATCCTGGGAGAGAGACACAACCCTCTCTGCCTGGGTCAAGCGGCCAACATCTCCACCACCAATCTCTCTCTGGGTCATGTGACCAGGGCAGTGTGCCGCGGAGTCATGGACAACATCACCACCATGATGCCCGCCGAGCGTCTGCAGCGGGCGGGCGTCAGCAGGATTGTGGGCAGTGGGAGCGCCATCGCCCGCAATGAGGTGCTGAGGCAGGAGGTGGAGAAGGCATTTCCTCAGCCGGTGGTGTACGGACTAAACGCGGACTCTGCTGTCGGCGTGGCCTTGGTCCTCTGTGACCTACTTTAA
- the emc6 gene encoding ER membrane protein complex subunit 6: MAGIVAKREGPQFISEIAVRGNAAVLDYCRTSVSALSGATAGILGLTGLYGFIFYFLSAFLLSLLLILKAGRRWNKCFKSRRLLFTGGLVGGLFTYVLFWTFLYGMVHVY; this comes from the coding sequence ATGGCAGGAATTGTCGCCAAACGTGAGGGACCGCAGTTCATCAGCGAAATAGCCGTGAGGGGAAACGCCGCCGTGCTGGACTACTGCCGCACCTCTGTATCCGCTCTGTCCGGAGCAACAGCTGGCATCCTCGGGCTGACTGGACTGTAtggtttcattttttatttcctctccgctttcctcctctctctgctgctcattCTCAAGGCGGGACGGCGGTGGAACAAATGCTTTAAGTCGCGGCGGCTGCTCTTCACCGGGGGCCTTGTCGGAGGTCTTTTCACTTACGTCCTGTTCTGGACTTTCCTCTACGGAATGGTTCATGTGTACTAA
- the p2rx5 gene encoding P2X purinoceptor 5 codes for MAGWGVFFVSLLNYKTEKYVIAENRKIGILFRLYQLAVLGYIIGWVFVVRKGYQEREEAIQTSVITKLKGVTLTNSSETGLHLWSSEDYVIPPSGEQVFFIVTNYIETPNQRLGFCAESFKVQDGRCQSDDDCVEGEAVIAGHGIKTGLCLNSTGTCEIHAWCPVEHSKRPTEPLLSQAENFTVYIKNFIRFPKFEFSKSNVLETSDDSYLKRCSFDRQDHLYCPIFRLGDLVSWTGHDFQDLAAKGGSVGILIEWDCDLDKDSSQCNPDYSFTRLDMNVNNSVTSGYNFRYARYFKDQNGETFRTLYKVYGIRFDIMINGQAGRFNIVPTIIAIGSGLALLGAGAFVCDMILLYMMNTSSFYRERKFEIINFKKDRTKPKDGKTGHREKRSRKPAAEKEGANSTNKAEETEATAESQLPVDKRGPTIPRNTGQRYSAIISPQAAEPKPHITFSSHN; via the exons atggcaggctggggagttTTCTTCGTGTCTCTCCTCAACTACAAGACGGAGAAATATGTCATCGCTGAAAACAGGAAAATCGGGATATTGTTCAGACTCTACCAGCTGGCTGTGCTGGGATACATAATCGG GTGGGTGTTTGTGGTGCGGAAAGGATAccaggagagagaagaggccaTCCAGACCTCCGTCATCACCAAGCTTAAAGGTGTTACGCTGACCAACAGCTCTGAGACGGGGCTTCACCTGTGGAGTTCTGAGGATTATGTCATACCCCCAAGT GGTGAGCAGGTGTTCTTCATAGTAACAAATTACATCGAGACCCCCAATCAGAGGCTGGGCTTCTGCGCCGAG AGTTTCAAGGTGCAAGACGGACGATGTCAAAGTGATGATGACTGCGTCGAGGGCGAGGCTGTAATAGCTGGCCATG GAATAAAGACCGGCTTGTGTCTAAACAGCACTGGGACCTGTGAGATTCATGCCTGGTGTCCTGTTGAACACAGCAAGAGACCCAC AGAGCCCTTACTGAGTCAAGCAGAAAACTTCACCGTCTACATCAAGAACTTCATCAGGTTCCCAAAGTTTGAATTCTCCAA GTCCAACGTCCTTGAAACGTCTGACGACAGCTACCTGAAAAGATGCTCCTTCGACAGACAGGACCACCTGTACTGCCCCATCTTCCGCCTCGGGGATCTGGTCAGCTGGACTGGACATGACTTCCAGGACTTGGCTGCTAAG GGTGGCTCTGTTGGTATTCTTATCGAGTGGGACTGTGACCTGGATAAGGACTCTTCGCAGTGTAATCCAGACTATAGCTTTACCCGTTTAGATATGAACGTGAATAACTCTGTCACATCAGGATACAACTTCAG GTACGCCAGATATTTCAAGGATCAAAATGGTGAAACCTTTCGCACTTTGTATAAAGTGTATGGGATTCGCTTCGATATAATGATCAATGGCCAG GCTGGGAGATTCAATATTGTTCCCACAATCATTGCCATTGGTTCAGGTCTTGCCCTGCTGGGTGCA GGAGCCTTTGTATGTGATATGATACTCCTGTACATGATGAACACGAGCTCCTTCTACCGAGAGAGGAAGTTTGAAATCATCAACTTCAA GAAAGACCGGACCAAACCGAAGGATGGGAAGACGGGACACCGGGAAAAGAGATCCAGGAAACCAGCTGCAGAGAAAGAGGGCGCCAACTCCACTAACAAGGCGGAGGAGACTGAAGCCACTGCAGAGAGCCAGCTGCCTGTGGACAAACGGGGTCCCACCATTCCACGCAACACAGGACAGCGATACTCTGCCATTATCTCTCCCCAAGCTGCAGAGCCAAAGCCTCACATCACCTTCTCTTCACATAATTAA